A single window of Candidatus Gastranaerophilales bacterium DNA harbors:
- the gltX gene encoding glutamate--tRNA ligase → MSDIRVRIAPSPSGNLHVGTARTALFNFLFAKKNNGKFVLRIEDTDLERSSVEYIRNIFDSLKAMGLNWDEGPDVGGDYAPYTQSEKFDTYKQFAQKLVDEGFAYECYCTQEELEEEKQTAINEKKAYIYSNRCRALTPEQKAQFIKEGRKPVVRFKMPAKLMKFKDLVKGDLEFNTALTGDFVIMKSNGTPTYNFAVVIDDMQMAISHIIRGEDHISNTPKQIAIYEALGAKIPEFAHVGMILAPDRTKLSKRHGATAVSEFIEQGYLPEAFVNFIALLGWTPSDGVEIKTLDEIIKDFDLSGISPSNSIFEFDKLNWMNGQYIRSMPNSEITKRALKYMQQYDLSEYSQEQLEEIVAAVKEPVTVLSEITDSVEYFFGDDVNCQIEALDVLKTDDAKAVLNRAEEFVNSLDLNNHEQIVERLGEFRKSFEAVKPKTVMWTLRAALTGRLKGADLSHVIEILGKEKISKRINKAKTL, encoded by the coding sequence ATGTCAGATATCAGAGTCAGGATAGCACCCAGTCCAAGCGGAAATTTGCATGTGGGTACTGCAAGAACAGCTTTGTTCAACTTCCTTTTTGCGAAGAAAAATAACGGAAAATTTGTTTTGCGCATAGAGGATACTGACCTTGAGCGAAGCAGCGTGGAATATATTCGCAATATCTTTGATTCTTTAAAAGCAATGGGGCTTAACTGGGATGAAGGTCCTGATGTGGGCGGCGATTATGCTCCTTATACACAATCGGAGAAGTTCGATACCTATAAACAATTTGCGCAAAAATTAGTGGATGAGGGCTTTGCTTATGAATGCTATTGTACTCAGGAAGAGCTTGAAGAAGAAAAACAAACCGCTATTAATGAGAAAAAAGCTTATATTTATTCAAACAGGTGCAGGGCGCTGACTCCCGAGCAGAAGGCGCAATTTATTAAAGAAGGCAGAAAACCTGTAGTAAGGTTTAAAATGCCGGCTAAACTTATGAAGTTCAAAGACCTTGTAAAAGGTGATTTGGAATTTAATACGGCGTTAACGGGTGATTTTGTGATTATGAAGTCTAACGGCACCCCGACATACAATTTTGCAGTGGTGATAGACGATATGCAAATGGCTATTTCCCATATTATAAGAGGCGAAGACCATATTTCTAACACTCCTAAGCAAATCGCAATTTATGAAGCGCTGGGCGCAAAAATTCCCGAATTCGCCCACGTTGGTATGATTTTGGCTCCCGACAGAACAAAATTATCCAAACGTCACGGCGCCACTGCGGTTAGCGAATTTATCGAGCAGGGTTATCTGCCTGAAGCGTTTGTGAACTTCATCGCACTTTTGGGCTGGACACCTTCTGACGGCGTTGAAATTAAAACACTCGATGAAATTATTAAAGACTTTGACCTTAGCGGTATTTCGCCAAGCAACTCTATTTTTGAATTTGACAAATTAAACTGGATGAACGGGCAGTACATAAGAAGTATGCCTAATTCAGAAATTACAAAAAGGGCTTTAAAATACATGCAACAATATGATTTGTCCGAATATTCGCAGGAACAATTGGAAGAAATTGTTGCGGCAGTTAAAGAGCCTGTTACTGTTTTAAGTGAAATAACGGACAGTGTTGAATATTTCTTCGGTGATGATGTGAACTGCCAAATTGAAGCGCTTGATGTTTTAAAAACCGATGATGCCAAAGCTGTTTTAAACAGGGCGGAAGAGTTTGTCAACTCTCTTGATTTAAACAATCACGAACAAATCGTTGAAAGATTGGGCGAATTTCGAAAATCTTTTGAAGCTGTTAAGCCGAAGACGGTTATGTGGACTTTGCGCGCTGCGTTAACAGGCAGGTTAAAAGGCGCTGACTTATCTCACGTTATTGAAATTTTAGGCAAAGAAAAGATTTCAAAACGAATTAACAAAGCCAAAACTCTGTAG
- a CDS encoding glycosyltransferase family 9 protein gives MLKPNDKILIVRLSALGDCIHTLPLAKALKEKFPGVFIGWAVEDRFKYLIENNPVADKVHVMPKSKWKKSKNHLKNLWEFINYIREIRKEGYTIAIDSQELFKSAIISFLSGAQTRLAHDKSREFAHLFANERLEAIPIFDTSRHVIERNMDFARALGIEEPETSFCLPDASQDDKDYAKELLKEIDPTLKTIVIAPSTTWTTKHWAIENWVKVIDSLQNKANVVISAGKGDNAYITDIISKCRNNNIINLTGETTILQLKEVFSRADIVITPDSGSAHLAAAVEKPVVICLFGSTSAVRNAAYGAKNINISLDLPCQPCYKKKCKTSSVRCLTNLMPAAVIDKVFGLIEVKN, from the coding sequence ATGCTAAAACCAAACGATAAAATTTTAATAGTAAGACTTAGTGCGCTTGGTGATTGTATTCATACCCTGCCGCTTGCCAAGGCTTTAAAAGAAAAATTCCCCGGTGTTTTTATAGGCTGGGCAGTGGAAGACAGGTTTAAATACCTGATTGAAAATAATCCCGTCGCGGATAAAGTTCACGTTATGCCGAAAAGTAAATGGAAAAAATCAAAAAATCATCTTAAAAACCTTTGGGAATTTATAAACTACATAAGAGAAATCCGCAAAGAAGGCTATACCATAGCTATAGACTCGCAGGAACTGTTTAAAAGCGCAATAATTTCTTTTCTGTCAGGGGCGCAAACCAGATTAGCGCACGATAAATCAAGAGAATTTGCTCACCTTTTTGCCAACGAACGCTTGGAAGCTATACCCATATTTGATACAAGCAGGCATGTTATTGAGCGTAATATGGACTTTGCACGGGCGTTGGGAATAGAAGAACCTGAAACAAGCTTCTGCCTGCCTGATGCTTCGCAGGATGACAAAGATTATGCCAAAGAACTTTTAAAAGAAATTGACCCAACACTAAAAACTATAGTAATAGCGCCTTCTACAACCTGGACCACAAAGCACTGGGCTATAGAAAACTGGGTAAAAGTCATTGACAGCCTGCAAAACAAAGCGAATGTCGTTATATCCGCAGGCAAAGGAGATAATGCTTATATTACAGATATAATCTCAAAATGCAGGAATAACAATATTATTAACTTAACAGGCGAAACAACGATTTTGCAGTTGAAAGAAGTTTTTTCAAGGGCGGATATTGTTATTACGCCTGACAGCGGCTCTGCGCATTTAGCGGCAGCGGTTGAAAAACCCGTTGTAATTTGTCTATTCGGCTCGACTTCCGCAGTCAGAAACGCTGCTTACGGTGCAAAAAATATCAATATAAGTTTGGATTTGCCCTGCCAGCCTTGTTACAAGAAAAAATGCA